One window from the genome of Deltaproteobacteria bacterium encodes:
- a CDS encoding HAMP domain-containing protein, whose protein sequence is MRIAPWRSLRLRLIVLLVLSVVCVLVAATALEIRLSTRLAERNLQERALTLAKEIDILLGSLWGRTDLRNFHHRLAELARTHRNVADIEILLPVRDQWRLLGSSGRATPTEPIALDRLAMELDQPIWQLLPGSSHLGLAVAPFHLGQRVIGAIRVKASLAEVERLANVQAQRALLLALFSVLAIAGVLGLILTRTIARPVGLLVDAMNAARAGRLDTRVQLRGSDELQQLGDHFNSMLETMARADHEKRELVGRLSRFNDELESRVATATADIAAKNLELQRSNEQLWHVQKQLGRAERLAALGQVTAAIAHELGTPLNSVLGYTQLLAKEVTSEDGREKLSIIESQVRVMSQAIRNALDQTRTPSVERRPVAVAPLIDETLALLAPALSAKDIAVERKFDAAPATIAADPRGLQQILLNVLTNAVDALDPGGHIHVHAEPFASNGGPPGVRLRITDDGKGIAPQDLQLVFQPFFTTKEIGRGTGLGLTITQDIARAHGGTIHVDSELGRGTTVDITIAGGVAT, encoded by the coding sequence ATGCGCATTGCCCCCTGGCGTTCGCTCCGGCTGCGTCTGATCGTCCTCCTGGTGCTCTCGGTCGTGTGCGTCCTGGTCGCAGCGACGGCCTTGGAGATCCGACTGTCGACGCGTCTCGCGGAGCGCAACCTGCAGGAGCGCGCGCTCACCCTGGCGAAGGAGATCGACATCCTCCTCGGTTCGCTTTGGGGCCGCACCGACCTCCGCAATTTCCATCATCGCCTGGCCGAGCTCGCGCGCACGCATCGCAACGTCGCCGACATCGAGATCCTCCTGCCCGTCCGCGATCAGTGGCGTCTGCTCGGCAGCTCCGGTCGCGCGACACCGACCGAGCCCATTGCGCTCGACCGGCTCGCCATGGAACTCGACCAACCCATCTGGCAGCTCCTCCCGGGCAGTTCGCACCTCGGGCTCGCCGTAGCGCCCTTCCATCTCGGCCAGCGGGTCATCGGTGCAATCCGGGTGAAAGCGTCTCTCGCGGAGGTCGAGCGGCTCGCCAACGTACAGGCGCAACGCGCGCTCCTCCTCGCTCTCTTTTCGGTCCTCGCCATCGCAGGCGTCCTCGGCCTCATCCTCACGCGAACCATCGCGCGACCCGTCGGGCTCTTGGTCGACGCCATGAACGCCGCGCGCGCTGGCCGCCTCGACACGCGGGTCCAGTTGCGCGGGAGCGACGAGCTCCAGCAGCTGGGCGATCACTTCAACAGCATGCTCGAGACGATGGCGCGCGCCGATCACGAGAAGCGGGAGCTCGTGGGCCGCCTGAGTCGCTTCAACGACGAGCTCGAAAGCCGTGTCGCCACCGCGACGGCCGATATCGCCGCAAAGAATCTCGAGCTACAACGCAGCAACGAGCAGCTCTGGCACGTCCAGAAGCAGCTCGGACGCGCGGAGCGTCTCGCCGCGCTCGGGCAGGTGACCGCCGCCATTGCGCACGAGCTCGGGACGCCGCTCAATTCAGTGCTGGGCTACACCCAGCTGCTCGCGAAAGAGGTCACGAGCGAGGACGGACGAGAGAAGCTCTCCATCATCGAGTCGCAGGTCCGCGTCATGAGTCAGGCGATCCGGAACGCCCTTGACCAAACACGCACGCCGTCGGTCGAGCGTCGGCCCGTCGCCGTCGCCCCTCTCATCGACGAGACGCTGGCACTCCTGGCGCCGGCCCTCAGCGCCAAAGATATCGCCGTCGAGCGCAAGTTCGACGCAGCGCCAGCAACGATCGCGGCCGATCCGCGCGGTCTACAGCAGATCCTCTTGAATGTCCTCACCAACGCCGTGGACGCGCTCGACCCGGGCGGACACATTCATGTCCACGCCGAACCATTCGCGTCGAACGGCGGTCCGCCTGGAGTACGCCTCCGCATTACGGACGATGGCAAGGGCATCGCGCCGCAGGACCTCCAGCTCGTCTTTCAGCCGTTCTTCACCACCAAGGAGATCGGGCGCGGCACGGGGCTCGGGCTCACGATCACGCAGGATATCGCGCGAGCCCACGGCGGAACGATTCACGTCGACAGTGAGCTCGGTCGCGGCACGACCGTCGACATCACGATCGCGGGCGGAGTCGCCACGTGA